One window from the genome of Pseudomonas sp. L5B5 encodes:
- the tsaD gene encoding tRNA (adenosine(37)-N6)-threonylcarbamoyltransferase complex transferase subunit TsaD: MLVLGLETSCDETGVALYDSERGLLADALFSQIDLHRVYGGVVPELASRDHVKRMLPLIRQVLAQADCVPTEIDAIAYTAGPGLVGALLVGASCAQALAFAWGIPALGVHHMEGHLLAPMLEAQPPQFPFVALLVSGGHTQLVRVDGIGKYELLGESLDDAAGEAFDKTAKMIGLNYPGGPEIARLATQGVPGRFVFPRPMTDRPGLEFSFSGLKTSALNTWQQCVRAGDDGEQTRCDISLAFQQAVVDTLTVKCKRALKQTGLKSLVIAGGVSANKSLRASLENMLGQMNGNVFYARPEFCTDNGAMIAFAGCQRLLAGQQESLAISVQARWPMEQLSAI, translated from the coding sequence GTTAGTACTGGGATTAGAAACTTCCTGCGACGAAACCGGCGTCGCGCTCTACGACAGTGAGCGGGGCCTGCTGGCCGACGCGCTGTTCAGCCAGATCGACCTGCATCGCGTCTATGGAGGCGTGGTGCCGGAGCTGGCTTCGCGTGATCACGTCAAGCGCATGCTGCCGTTGATCCGCCAGGTCCTGGCGCAGGCCGACTGCGTACCCACCGAGATCGACGCGATCGCCTATACCGCCGGCCCCGGCCTGGTGGGCGCCTTGCTGGTGGGGGCCTCCTGCGCCCAGGCGCTGGCGTTTGCCTGGGGTATCCCGGCCCTGGGAGTGCATCACATGGAGGGGCACCTGCTGGCGCCGATGCTGGAAGCCCAGCCACCCCAGTTCCCGTTCGTCGCCTTGCTGGTTTCCGGTGGTCATACCCAGTTGGTCCGGGTCGATGGCATCGGCAAGTACGAACTGCTGGGCGAGAGCCTGGACGATGCGGCCGGGGAAGCATTCGACAAGACCGCCAAGATGATCGGCCTGAATTATCCGGGGGGGCCTGAAATCGCCCGCCTGGCGACCCAGGGGGTGCCGGGGCGCTTCGTCTTTCCGCGGCCGATGACTGATCGCCCGGGGCTGGAGTTCAGCTTCAGTGGCCTGAAGACCTCCGCCTTGAACACCTGGCAGCAGTGTGTCCGCGCTGGAGACGACGGCGAGCAAACCCGCTGCGACATCTCCCTCGCGTTCCAGCAGGCGGTGGTGGACACTCTGACCGTCAAGTGCAAACGTGCCTTGAAGCAGACGGGCCTCAAGAGCCTGGTGATTGCCGGTGGCGTGAGTGCGAACAAGTCCCTGCGGGCATCCCTGGAGAACATGCTGGGCCAGATGAATGGCAACGTGTTCTACGCCCGTCCCGAGTTCTGCACCGACAACGGGGCGATGATTGCCTTCGCAGGGTGCCAGCGGCTGCTGGCTGGGCAGCAGGAAAGCCTGGCGATCAGTGTCCAGGCACGCTGGCCGATGGAGCAGCTGTCAGCCATTTGA
- the plsY gene encoding glycerol-3-phosphate 1-O-acyltransferase PlsY, which translates to MFWLLAILAYLLGSLSFAILLSRLTGNPDPRMSGSGNAGATNMLRLAGKRLAILTLLGDLCKGLVPVLIADLAGLSLQEQAWVGLYAVLGHLFPLYFRFRGGKGVATAAGMLLGLYPPAALLAIAAWVLTFYLTRTSSLAALIATPLTLPLLAWQEPEALLPMSVLTLLIVWRHRGNLRDLFAGRERHF; encoded by the coding sequence ATGTTTTGGTTACTGGCGATTCTCGCCTACCTGCTCGGCTCTCTGTCCTTCGCCATCCTGCTCAGCCGCCTGACGGGCAATCCCGACCCGCGCATGAGCGGCTCCGGCAATGCTGGTGCTACCAACATGCTGCGCCTGGCCGGCAAGAGGCTCGCCATCCTGACCCTGTTGGGAGATCTGTGCAAAGGCCTGGTGCCTGTGCTGATCGCCGACCTCGCGGGGCTTTCCCTTCAAGAGCAGGCCTGGGTCGGGCTCTACGCCGTGCTCGGACACCTGTTCCCGCTGTATTTTCGCTTTCGTGGTGGCAAGGGTGTCGCCACCGCGGCCGGCATGCTGCTGGGGTTGTACCCCCCCGCTGCACTGCTGGCGATTGCCGCCTGGGTCCTGACTTTCTACCTCACACGTACCAGTTCACTGGCGGCGCTGATCGCCACGCCCCTGACCCTGCCGTTGCTGGCCTGGCAGGAACCCGAGGCGCTCTTGCCGATGAGCGTGCTCACGCTGCTGATCGTCTGGCGCCATCGCGGCAATCTACGCGACCTGTTCGCCGGGCGCGAACGGCATTTCTGA
- the folB gene encoding dihydroneopterin aldolase has product MDRVFIEGLEVDTVIGAYDWERGIRQCLRLDLSFAWDNRPAAAGDDLTLALDYASVSARIQAFAEHAQFQLVETFAERLAEVLMSEFNIPWLHLKLTKPGAVSAAKGVGVEIERGCR; this is encoded by the coding sequence TTGGACAGAGTGTTTATCGAAGGGCTGGAAGTGGACACCGTGATCGGCGCCTACGACTGGGAGCGAGGCATCCGACAGTGCCTGCGTCTTGACCTGAGCTTTGCCTGGGACAATCGTCCGGCCGCTGCCGGCGATGACCTGACCCTGGCACTGGACTATGCCAGTGTCTCGGCCCGGATCCAGGCATTTGCCGAACACGCCCAGTTCCAGTTGGTGGAAACCTTTGCCGAGCGCCTCGCCGAGGTGCTGATGAGCGAATTCAACATTCCCTGGCTGCACTTGAAGCTGACCAAGCCGGGCGCCGTATCGGCTGCCAAGGGCGTGGGTGTGGAGATCGAGCGCGGATGTCGCTGA
- the folK gene encoding 2-amino-4-hydroxy-6-hydroxymethyldihydropteridine diphosphokinase, with translation MSLTQVFLGLGSNIERETHLRAGLDALAGFLVDMRCSAVFESQPVGIKSGPFFNLVVSAFTDLPLIELDRRLKFIEADNGRYAPDRKGLPLDIDVLLYGDLTGNFDGLVLPRAEILKNAFVLWPLSLMAPERLHPLAGKSLGDLWQEARIDQVLAPVAFEWRGQQLTPPQL, from the coding sequence ATGTCGCTGACTCAGGTATTCCTAGGGCTCGGTAGCAATATCGAGCGTGAGACCCACTTGCGGGCGGGGCTCGATGCGCTGGCCGGTTTCCTGGTGGACATGCGCTGTTCGGCGGTGTTCGAAAGCCAGCCGGTGGGCATCAAGAGCGGTCCGTTCTTCAACCTGGTGGTATCGGCCTTTACCGACCTGCCATTGATCGAGCTCGACCGGCGCCTGAAGTTCATCGAAGCGGACAATGGCCGTTATGCTCCAGATCGCAAAGGCCTGCCGCTGGACATCGACGTGCTGCTATACGGCGACCTGACCGGCAACTTCGATGGCTTGGTGCTACCCCGTGCGGAGATCCTGAAGAATGCCTTCGTGCTGTGGCCGTTGTCGCTGATGGCACCTGAACGGCTGCACCCGCTGGCCGGCAAGAGCCTGGGGGACCTCTGGCAAGAGGCGCGAATAGACCAGGTACTGGCCCCCGTCGCCTTCGAGTGGCGTGGTCAGCAGCTCACGCCGCCACAGCTCTAG
- a CDS encoding multifunctional CCA addition/repair protein — translation MRIYKVGGAVRDRLLGRPVTDIDWVVVGSSAQEMIDQGFRPVGADFPVFLHPKSGEEYALARTERKSGRGYGGFTFHASPEVTLEEDLIRRDLTINAMAEDEQGLITDPYQGQQDLEHRLLRHVSPAFAEDPLRVLRVARFAARYAGLGFSVAPQTLELMRQLSQSGELQALTAERSWKEISRALMEEQPQVFIQALRDCGALAVLMPEVDALFGVPQPPAHHPEVDTGLHVLSVLHQAAQHQQPLSVRWACLLHDLGKGATPEDQWPRHIGHEQAGLDLIRAVNERFKAPRECQELALLVGQFHTHGHRAQELKASTLLELLQHFDIFRRPQRFEEFIAACEMDARGRLGLESRPYPQADYLRGAASAARSVAVQPLLEQGFKGPELGEALRLERLKAIKAYKQRHTA, via the coding sequence ATGCGGATTTACAAAGTCGGTGGTGCGGTACGGGATCGCTTGCTGGGCAGGCCGGTCACCGATATCGACTGGGTCGTGGTGGGTTCCAGCGCACAGGAAATGATCGACCAGGGCTTTCGGCCGGTGGGTGCCGACTTCCCGGTGTTCCTGCACCCCAAAAGTGGCGAGGAATATGCCCTGGCCCGGACGGAACGCAAGAGCGGGCGCGGTTATGGCGGATTCACCTTCCACGCCAGCCCAGAGGTCACCCTGGAAGAAGACCTGATTCGTCGCGACCTGACCATCAACGCCATGGCCGAGGATGAACAGGGCTTGATCACCGATCCCTACCAGGGCCAGCAGGACCTTGAACATCGCTTGTTGCGCCACGTTTCCCCGGCATTCGCCGAAGATCCCCTGCGGGTACTGAGAGTTGCCCGCTTCGCCGCTCGTTACGCCGGACTGGGCTTCAGCGTGGCCCCGCAGACGCTGGAACTGATGCGCCAGCTCAGCCAGTCAGGGGAGTTGCAGGCCCTGACAGCGGAACGCAGCTGGAAGGAGATCTCCCGCGCCCTGATGGAAGAGCAGCCCCAGGTGTTCATCCAGGCGCTTCGCGACTGCGGCGCCCTGGCAGTACTGATGCCGGAGGTCGACGCCCTGTTCGGGGTGCCCCAGCCCCCGGCCCACCATCCGGAAGTGGACACTGGCCTGCACGTACTCAGCGTCCTGCACCAAGCGGCTCAGCATCAGCAACCACTGAGCGTACGCTGGGCCTGCCTGCTGCACGATCTCGGCAAGGGCGCCACGCCCGAGGACCAGTGGCCACGGCATATCGGCCATGAGCAGGCCGGGCTCGATCTGATCAGGGCAGTCAACGAGCGCTTCAAGGCTCCCCGGGAATGCCAGGAACTGGCCCTGCTGGTGGGCCAGTTCCACACCCACGGCCACCGTGCACAGGAGCTCAAGGCTTCGACGCTGCTGGAGTTGCTGCAGCACTTCGATATCTTCCGTCGCCCCCAGCGCTTCGAAGAGTTCATCGCCGCCTGCGAAATGGATGCTCGCGGCCGCCTTGGCCTGGAGTCGCGACCTTATCCACAGGCCGATTACCTGCGGGGTGCCGCCAGCGCGGCACGCTCAGTCGCAGTGCAGCCGCTACTGGAGCAGGGATTCAAGGGGCCTGAACTGGGTGAAGCGCTGCGCTTGGAGCGCCTGAAGGCGATCAAGGCCTACAAGCAGCGGCACACCGCTTGA
- a CDS encoding SpoVR family protein — MTSREQKRQPISTGSEWTFELIQAYDREISRIAARYALDTYPNQIEVITAEQMMDAYASVGMPLGYHHWSYGKHFLSTEKSYSRGQMGLAYEIVINSDPCIAYLMEENTICMQALVVAHACYGHNSFFKGNYLFRTWTDASSIIDYLVFAKQYIMQCEERHGIDAVEDLLDSCHALMNYGVDRYKRPYPISAEEERRRQKDREEHLQKQINDLWRTIPKGADKLSDKDNARFPAEPQENILYFIEKHAPLLEPWQREIVRIVRKIAQYFYPQRQTQVMNEGWATFWHYTLMNDLYDEGLVTEGFMMEFLASHTSVVFQPGFDSPYYNGINPYALGFAMYRDIRRMCEEPTEEDRRWFPELAGTDWLSSIKFAMSSFKDESFILQYLSPKVIRDLKLFSIMDDDQKDDLLVPAIHDESGYRIIRETLAAQYNLGNREPNVQIWSIDRRGDRSLTLRHQQHDRKPLGDSTDEVLKHLHRLWGFDIHLETLQGDQLMKTHHVPPRTENNENDYGRLDLAVIHL; from the coding sequence ATGACCTCCAGAGAGCAGAAACGCCAGCCCATCTCCACCGGCTCGGAATGGACCTTCGAGCTGATCCAGGCCTACGACCGCGAAATCAGCCGTATCGCGGCCCGCTATGCGCTGGACACCTACCCCAACCAGATCGAGGTGATCACCGCCGAACAGATGATGGATGCCTACGCTTCGGTGGGCATGCCCCTGGGTTATCACCATTGGTCCTACGGCAAGCATTTCCTCAGCACCGAGAAGTCCTATAGCCGAGGCCAGATGGGCCTGGCCTACGAGATCGTCATCAACTCCGATCCCTGCATCGCCTACCTGATGGAGGAGAACACCATCTGCATGCAGGCCCTGGTGGTCGCACACGCCTGCTACGGACACAACAGCTTCTTCAAGGGCAACTACCTGTTCCGTACCTGGACCGATGCCAGCTCGATCATCGACTACCTGGTGTTCGCCAAGCAGTACATCATGCAATGCGAGGAACGCCACGGCATCGACGCGGTGGAAGACCTGCTGGACTCCTGCCACGCCCTGATGAACTACGGTGTCGACCGCTACAAGCGGCCCTATCCAATCTCCGCGGAAGAGGAACGGCGCCGGCAGAAGGACCGCGAAGAGCACCTGCAAAAGCAGATCAACGACCTGTGGCGCACCATCCCCAAGGGCGCTGACAAGCTCAGCGACAAGGACAATGCGCGTTTTCCCGCCGAACCCCAGGAGAACATTCTCTATTTCATCGAGAAGCACGCCCCGCTGCTGGAACCCTGGCAACGGGAAATCGTGCGCATCGTGCGCAAGATCGCCCAGTACTTCTACCCGCAACGCCAGACCCAGGTGATGAACGAAGGCTGGGCCACCTTCTGGCACTACACCCTGATGAACGACCTGTACGACGAGGGCCTGGTCACCGAAGGCTTCATGATGGAGTTTCTCGCCTCCCATACCAGCGTCGTGTTCCAGCCGGGTTTCGACAGCCCCTACTACAACGGCATCAACCCCTATGCCCTGGGCTTCGCCATGTACCGGGACATCCGGCGCATGTGCGAGGAACCGACCGAGGAGGACCGCCGCTGGTTCCCGGAACTGGCCGGCACCGACTGGTTGTCGAGCATCAAGTTCGCCATGAGCAGCTTCAAGGACGAGAGTTTCATCCTGCAGTACCTCTCGCCCAAGGTGATTCGCGATCTCAAGTTGTTCAGCATCATGGATGACGACCAGAAGGACGACCTGCTGGTCCCGGCCATCCACGACGAAAGCGGCTATCGCATCATTCGCGAGACCCTGGCTGCGCAATACAACCTGGGCAATCGCGAACCCAATGTGCAGATCTGGAGCATCGATCGCCGCGGCGACCGTTCGCTGACGCTGCGCCACCAGCAACACGACCGCAAACCGCTGGGTGATTCCACCGACGAAGTGCTCAAGCACCTGCACCGCCTCTGGGGCTTCGATATTCACCTCGAGACCCTGCAGGGCGACCAGTTGATGAAGACCCACCATGTCCCCCCCAGGACCGAGAACAACGAAAATGACTACGGGCGACTGGACCTCGCGGTGATCCACCTCTGA
- a CDS encoding YeaH/YhbH family protein, whose amino-acid sequence MSYVIDRRLNGKNKSTVNRQRFLRRYRDHIKKAVEEAVSRRSITDMEHGEQISIPGRDIDEPILHHGRGGKQTVVHPGNKEFTAGEHIARPQGGGGGGGGRGKAGNSGEGMDEFVFQITQEEFLEFMFEDLELPNLVKRNLTGTDTFKTVRAGISNEGNPARINIIRTLRSAHARRIALSGSSRAKLREAKEELARLKREEPDNFGDIQELEIEIERLSARIHRVPFLDTFDLKYNLLVKQPNPSSKAVMFCLMDVSGSMTQATKDIAKRFFILLYLFLKRNYDKIDVVFIRHHTSAREVDEEEFFYSRETGGTIVSSALKLMQEIMAERYPSNEWNIYAAQASDGDNWNDDSPICRDILINQIMPFVQYYTYVEITPREHQALWYEYERIAEAFSDTFAQQQLVSAGDIYPVFRELFQRRLVT is encoded by the coding sequence ATGAGCTACGTAATCGACCGACGCCTGAACGGCAAGAACAAGAGCACGGTGAACCGCCAGCGGTTCCTGCGGCGTTACCGTGACCACATCAAGAAGGCCGTCGAGGAAGCCGTCAGTCGCCGCTCCATCACCGACATGGAACATGGCGAACAGATCAGCATTCCCGGACGCGACATCGACGAACCGATCCTGCACCACGGCCGTGGTGGCAAGCAGACCGTGGTCCATCCCGGCAACAAGGAGTTCACCGCCGGTGAGCATATCGCCAGGCCGCAAGGAGGCGGTGGAGGGGGCGGCGGACGCGGCAAGGCCGGCAACTCCGGCGAAGGCATGGACGAGTTCGTCTTCCAGATTACCCAGGAAGAATTCCTCGAGTTCATGTTCGAGGACCTGGAGCTGCCCAACCTGGTCAAGCGCAACCTGACCGGTACCGATACCTTCAAGACCGTACGCGCCGGGATCAGCAACGAAGGCAATCCGGCGCGGATCAACATCATCCGCACCCTGCGCTCGGCCCATGCCCGGCGCATCGCGCTGTCCGGCAGCAGCCGGGCCAAACTGCGCGAAGCCAAGGAAGAACTGGCGCGCCTGAAACGCGAAGAACCAGACAACTTTGGCGATATCCAGGAACTCGAGATAGAAATCGAGCGCTTGAGTGCACGAATCCACCGTGTGCCGTTCCTCGACACCTTCGACCTCAAGTACAACCTGCTGGTAAAACAGCCCAATCCCAGCTCCAAGGCGGTGATGTTCTGCCTGATGGATGTTTCCGGCTCCATGACGCAGGCCACCAAGGACATCGCCAAGCGCTTCTTCATTCTTTTGTACCTGTTCCTCAAGCGCAACTACGACAAGATCGACGTCGTGTTCATCCGCCACCACACCAGCGCACGGGAAGTGGACGAGGAAGAATTCTTCTATTCGCGGGAAACCGGCGGCACCATCGTCTCCAGCGCCCTGAAGCTGATGCAGGAGATCATGGCCGAGCGCTACCCCAGCAATGAATGGAACATCTACGCTGCCCAGGCTTCCGATGGCGACAACTGGAATGACGACTCGCCCATCTGCCGCGATATCCTGATCAACCAGATCATGCCGTTCGTGCAGTACTACACCTATGTCGAGATCACACCTCGGGAACACCAGGCCTTGTGGTACGAGTACGAACGCATCGCCGAGGCGTTTTCCGACACATTCGCCCAGCAACAACTGGTTTCGGCCGGGGACATCTATCCGGTCTTCCGTGAACTCTTCCAGCGCAGGTTAGTGACATGA